In the Candidatus Methylomirabilota bacterium genome, one interval contains:
- a CDS encoding TQO small subunit DoxD produces MAVIPRERMVSEERSEVRGGAATRWLTAVAPLWPLALARIVYGVLWWQQSKWKVPSDDFGRKSGGGLWYWVQQEIQHPTVGAYKDFLVNVLIPNWTFLGWMTLITETFIGVTLILGLFTRLGSVVAIGMAANITIGILSVPHEWVWTYTMLIMFPVLFLLTDAGRSLGVDAYLAPRLDRAAAGGSRLARMMRWLV; encoded by the coding sequence ATGGCGGTGATCCCGAGGGAACGCATGGTCTCCGAGGAGCGGAGCGAGGTCCGGGGCGGCGCGGCCACCCGATGGCTCACCGCGGTGGCACCGCTGTGGCCACTCGCGCTGGCCCGGATCGTCTACGGCGTGCTCTGGTGGCAGCAGTCGAAGTGGAAGGTGCCGTCGGACGACTTTGGCAGGAAGTCGGGCGGAGGCCTCTGGTACTGGGTCCAGCAGGAGATCCAGCACCCGACGGTGGGGGCCTACAAGGACTTCCTCGTCAACGTGCTGATCCCGAACTGGACGTTCTTGGGCTGGATGACCCTGATCACGGAGACGTTCATCGGCGTCACGCTGATCCTGGGGCTGTTCACCCGGCTGGGCTCGGTGGTGGCCATCGGCATGGCCGCCAACATCACGATCGGCATTCTGAGCGTGCCGCACGAGTGGGTCTGGACCTACACGATGCTGATCATGTTTCCCGTGCTCTTCTTGCTGACGGATGCCGGTCGCAGCCTGGGGGTCGACGCGTACCTGGCGCCGCGCCTGGACCGCGCCGCCGCTGGCGGCAGCCGCCTAGCCCGGATGATGCGCTGGCTGGTCTGA
- a CDS encoding FAD-dependent oxidoreductase: MSQPTRIIILGGGFGGVYAALELEKLVGRDPNVEIHLVSRENYLVFQPMLPEVISGSIGILDTITPIRRLCPRTTLYTRAVERIDLDRRRVTAAAGFGSGQFHLEYDHLVIALGNVTSFSGQPGLMEHALPFKYLGDALALRNRLIHVLEEADIERDPDMRRRLLTFVVAGGGFSGVEAVAELNDFVRAVARSFRTIRVEDLRVILLHAGPLILPELPASLAEFAQRLLIERGVEIRLNTRLHGATADAALLDGGECIPTRTLVSTVPAGPNPVVAALPVPKEKGRIVVGPDLELAGHPGVWAVGDCAWIRDAKTGEPCPPTAQHAIREARCVARNVVATLRSTPRQAFAFKALGKMGALGHHSAVAEVFGVKLSGFVAWWLWRTIYLMKLPGLDRKIRVAADWTLDLFLPPDIVQLKTDRAFTIQREHYEPGQTVFREGDRGDWLYVVVNGEVEIAQRAGDGEMVLRRLGAGDCFGEIALVREGPRTATARCLSRVDILAVDREAFHALFANLPPLRGFFQQLITERLGADVPERVEARR; the protein is encoded by the coding sequence ATGAGCCAGCCTACGCGGATCATCATTCTGGGCGGTGGCTTCGGGGGCGTCTATGCGGCTCTGGAGCTGGAGAAGCTCGTCGGCCGCGATCCGAACGTCGAGATCCACCTCGTCAGCCGCGAGAACTACCTCGTGTTCCAGCCCATGCTGCCCGAGGTCATCTCCGGGAGCATCGGGATTCTCGACACCATCACGCCGATCCGGCGGCTCTGCCCGCGCACCACCCTCTACACCAGGGCGGTCGAGCGGATCGATCTCGACCGGCGGCGGGTGACGGCGGCGGCCGGCTTCGGCTCGGGCCAATTTCACCTCGAGTACGACCATCTCGTCATCGCGCTCGGGAACGTGACGAGCTTCAGTGGCCAGCCCGGCCTCATGGAGCACGCGCTGCCGTTCAAGTATCTCGGCGACGCGCTGGCCCTGCGCAACCGCCTCATCCATGTCCTCGAGGAAGCGGACATCGAGCGCGACCCCGACATGCGGCGGCGCCTGCTGACGTTCGTCGTGGCCGGCGGGGGCTTCTCGGGCGTGGAGGCGGTGGCGGAGCTGAACGACTTCGTGCGGGCGGTGGCGCGGAGCTTCCGCACCATCCGCGTCGAGGACCTCCGGGTGATCCTGCTCCACGCCGGGCCGCTCATCCTGCCCGAGCTGCCTGCCAGCCTGGCCGAGTTCGCCCAGCGCCTGCTGATCGAGCGCGGCGTGGAGATCCGGCTCAACACCCGTCTGCACGGCGCCACCGCCGACGCCGCGCTGCTCGATGGCGGCGAGTGCATCCCGACCCGGACCCTGGTCAGCACGGTTCCCGCGGGGCCAAATCCCGTCGTCGCCGCCCTGCCCGTCCCCAAGGAGAAGGGGCGGATCGTGGTGGGTCCAGATCTGGAATTGGCCGGCCATCCGGGGGTGTGGGCCGTGGGCGACTGCGCCTGGATCAGGGACGCCAAGACGGGCGAGCCCTGCCCGCCCACGGCCCAGCACGCCATCCGCGAGGCCCGCTGCGTCGCCCGGAACGTGGTCGCCACGCTCCGGAGCACGCCGCGGCAGGCGTTCGCCTTCAAGGCCCTCGGCAAGATGGGCGCGCTCGGTCACCACTCGGCGGTCGCCGAGGTCTTCGGCGTCAAGCTCTCGGGCTTCGTGGCCTGGTGGCTGTGGCGGACCATCTATCTGATGAAGCTCCCGGGGCTGGATCGCAAGATCCGGGTGGCCGCCGACTGGACCCTCGACCTGTTCCTGCCGCCGGACATCGTGCAGCTCAAGACCGACCGCGCCTTCACCATCCAGCGCGAGCACTACGAGCCCGGGCAGACCGTGTTCCGGGAGGGTGACCGCGGCGACTGGCTCTACGTCGTGGTGAACGGCGAGGTCGAGATCGCCCAGCGGGCCGGAGACGGCGAGATGGTGCTGCGCCGGCTCGGCGCGGGCGACTGCTTCGGCGAGATCGCGCTGGTGCGGGAGGGGCCGCGCACGGCCACCGCGCGCTGCCTGAGCCGCGTGGACATCCTGGCGGTGGATCGTGAGGCCTTCCACGCCCTCTTCGCCAACTTGCCGCCGCTCCGGGGATTCTTCCAGCAGCTCATCACCGAGCGCCTGGGGGCCGACGTGCCGGAGCGGGTCGAGGCCAGGCGGTAG
- a CDS encoding TIGR04282 family arsenosugar biosynthesis glycosyltransferase: MKPPATVMPVAIVIMAKAPRAGDVKTRLCPPLSPGAAAALYRCFLLDKIDQVRALKDARPFVAYTPDEARPEFEALAPGLALVCQQGADLGARLLGTLSALLGDGHPGAIAIDSDTPTLPTAFLQEAVDRIADPAVDVVLGPTDDGGYYLIGMRAPRAELFEAMEWSTPRVLKETLRRAAAAGLRFVCLPPWFDVDTPDDLTRLRDAVVRRRGHAPPHTAAFLEAHER; this comes from the coding sequence GTGAAGCCACCGGCGACCGTGATGCCGGTGGCCATCGTGATCATGGCCAAGGCGCCGCGTGCGGGCGACGTGAAGACGCGGCTCTGTCCTCCGCTCTCTCCCGGTGCGGCGGCGGCGCTCTATCGCTGCTTCCTGCTGGACAAGATCGACCAGGTGCGCGCTCTCAAGGACGCCCGGCCGTTCGTCGCCTACACGCCGGACGAGGCGCGGCCAGAGTTCGAGGCGCTGGCGCCGGGCTTGGCCCTGGTGTGCCAGCAGGGCGCCGACTTGGGCGCGCGGCTGCTCGGGACCCTCAGTGCCTTGCTCGGCGACGGGCACCCCGGCGCCATCGCCATCGACAGCGATACGCCGACGCTGCCGACCGCCTTTCTTCAGGAGGCGGTGGACAGGATCGCTGATCCGGCGGTCGACGTGGTCCTGGGGCCCACGGACGATGGGGGCTACTACCTGATCGGCATGCGGGCCCCGCGGGCCGAGCTGTTCGAGGCGATGGAGTGGAGCACGCCGCGCGTGCTGAAGGAGACGCTACGGCGGGCGGCGGCCGCCGGACTGAGATTCGTCTGCCTGCCTCCCTGGTTCGACGTCGACACGCCGGACGACCTGACCCGGCTGCGTGACGCCGTGGTCCGTCGGCGCGGCCACGCCCCCCCCCACACCGCGGCATTTCTGGAGGCGCACGAGCGATGA
- a CDS encoding c-type cytochrome → MSCWRAARGLAMAGLALVATAGAAARDALVAEGERWWMSSGDPRTPVACATCHHDPSEMRGWAPSFPKFRPLPPPHGRVMTLLQANAEAVRRHYGHTDPRPAATAITAYLAAQAAGLPPTPGRAEGQPAFPARLRALEESVARGRRLYVRHCAACHGSPAIAPAFAAFPRTRGGHSESLEGFLEAHAGRERGLAWDSPAMADVIAYLLAEVAGRLSSR, encoded by the coding sequence ATGAGCTGCTGGCGCGCCGCGCGCGGGCTGGCGATGGCCGGGTTGGCGCTCGTGGCGACGGCGGGCGCGGCCGCGCGGGATGCCCTGGTCGCGGAGGGCGAGCGCTGGTGGATGTCATCCGGCGATCCCCGGACCCCCGTCGCCTGCGCCACGTGCCATCACGACCCCTCCGAGATGCGGGGCTGGGCGCCGAGCTTTCCCAAGTTCAGGCCGCTTCCGCCACCCCACGGCCGGGTCATGACCTTGCTGCAGGCCAACGCGGAGGCCGTCAGACGGCACTACGGCCACACCGATCCGCGGCCGGCGGCGACGGCGATCACCGCGTACCTCGCCGCCCAGGCTGCCGGCCTCCCCCCGACTCCCGGCCGCGCTGAGGGGCAGCCAGCGTTTCCGGCCCGGCTGCGCGCGCTGGAAGAGAGTGTCGCGCGCGGGCGCCGCCTGTATGTTCGCCATTGCGCCGCCTGCCACGGCTCGCCAGCGATCGCGCCAGCGTTCGCGGCGTTTCCACGCACCCGGGGCGGCCACTCCGAATCGCTCGAAGGCTTTCTCGAAGCCCACGCGGGGAGGGAACGAGGACTGGCCTGGGACAGTCCGGCCATGGCCGATGTCATCGCCTATCTCCTCGCCGAAGTCGCGGGGCGACTGTCCTCACGCTGA
- a CDS encoding glycosyltransferase 87 family protein, whose protein sequence is MPAIIGGLVKAGTADLFRVLSAVGLLGACTVLGLVPNLVEAPWTFLIAFSVAFLCYVVGLVVWVRQPGRGAVVAILAVAATCRLVLLPAAPSLSTDAYRYVWDARVARAGIDPYAYPPVARELEPLRDTTVFPRLNHPTWRTIYPPGAQLFFRLVDAVAPDSIVAMKVGLALAEVLTLGLLLVLLVTSGLSPARVVIYAWNPLVLVELWGSAHLDALVLLGVVAAALAVVRGAREIAAILLGFATLVKVYPVVFLPLLLGRRSARVLALFALTVGVGYLPPLLLGWAAVGSLPRYLVEESFNHGLVRSLIDWPPLALVVLVSFVAWAAARRGTFGERAVFLIGGSVVLMPNVFPWYAVWLGPFLALAPSWPWIAFTGTVAYAYAFFLHEPWTIPAWARLVQGLPLAAGLLAWLVTGRPFAGRAGLIPSFLGRRPRGLPGEG, encoded by the coding sequence ATGCCTGCTATCATCGGCGGCCTGGTGAAGGCGGGCACCGCTGACCTGTTCCGAGTGCTGTCTGCCGTAGGCCTTCTGGGTGCCTGCACCGTGCTCGGCCTCGTTCCCAACCTCGTGGAGGCGCCCTGGACGTTCCTCATTGCCTTCTCCGTCGCCTTCCTCTGTTACGTGGTGGGCCTCGTCGTCTGGGTGCGGCAGCCGGGGCGCGGAGCAGTGGTGGCCATCCTGGCGGTGGCCGCCACATGTCGGCTGGTGCTCCTTCCGGCCGCCCCGTCGCTCTCGACGGATGCATATCGATATGTCTGGGACGCTCGGGTCGCCCGGGCCGGTATCGATCCGTACGCCTACCCCCCGGTGGCCCGGGAGCTCGAACCGCTGCGGGACACGACGGTCTTCCCGCGGCTGAATCATCCCACGTGGCGGACCATCTATCCACCGGGGGCGCAGCTCTTCTTTCGGCTCGTCGACGCCGTGGCGCCGGACAGCATCGTGGCCATGAAGGTCGGCCTGGCCCTGGCCGAGGTCCTCACCCTGGGGCTGCTGCTGGTCTTGCTGGTGACGTCGGGCCTGTCACCCGCGCGTGTCGTGATCTACGCCTGGAACCCGCTCGTGCTCGTCGAGCTGTGGGGGAGCGCTCATCTCGACGCGCTCGTGCTGCTCGGGGTGGTGGCGGCCGCGCTGGCCGTGGTGCGGGGGGCTCGGGAGATCGCGGCCATTCTTCTGGGATTCGCCACCCTGGTGAAGGTCTACCCGGTCGTGTTCCTGCCGCTGCTGCTCGGGCGGCGGAGCGCCCGCGTGCTGGCGCTCTTCGCGCTGACGGTCGGCGTCGGCTATCTCCCCCCCCTGCTGCTGGGGTGGGCCGCGGTCGGGTCGCTCCCGCGCTATCTGGTCGAGGAGAGCTTCAACCACGGACTCGTCCGGTCGTTGATCGACTGGCCGCCGCTGGCGCTGGTCGTCCTCGTCTCGTTCGTCGCGTGGGCGGCGGCCCGGCGGGGCACATTCGGCGAACGCGCGGTGTTCCTGATCGGCGGCTCCGTCGTCCTCATGCCCAACGTCTTTCCGTGGTACGCGGTGTGGCTCGGGCCCTTCCTGGCGCTCGCTCCCTCGTGGCCCTGGATCGCCTTCACCGGCACGGTGGCCTACGCCTACGCGTTCTTCCTGCACGAGCCCTGGACGATTCCCGCCTGGGCCAGGCTGGTCCAGGGCTTGCCGCTGGCCGCCGGCCTGCTCGCATGGCTCGTGACGGGCCGCCCCTTCGCGGGACGGGCCGGCCTGATCCCCTCGTTTCTCGGGCGCCGCCCCCGGGGCCTCCCCGGGGAGGGATGA
- a CDS encoding glycosyltransferase produces the protein MMLALEALAGAIGAVAVVGLFLYGVNAYVMVGLHWWHHRRVRPAPPPPAHWPSVTVQLPIYNERYVVHRLLTAVGALDYPADRLEIQILDDSTDDTAAIVADTACALTARGLTVVHIHRRERSGFKAGALAAGLKEARGEFIAIFDADFVPPPDFLRMTLPHFVDERVAVVQTRWGHLNRDFSLLTIAQALGIDGHFGVEQAARCAGNLFLNFNGTAGVWRRAAIEDAGGWTHDTLTEDLDLSYRAQLRGWRIAYRPELVCPAELPVLVTGFKSQQRRWAKGSIQTALKILPQVFRAPVSLWVKYQAAVHLTYYLIHPLMLTVLLLSIPLLAVRELAPPKPLVPAVSVAFALATLGPACMLAYAQRAVDARWRRRLWQIPAIMVIGVGVAWSTSLAVLGAFRGGDLTFLRTPKFGIGPAGGEWRGKTYVDRRVRLGLAEIAIGLYCAIGTVVVWHHGEYGVVPFLFLYTCGFMAVGILTMLHTAPAVRARMDRA, from the coding sequence ATGATGCTCGCCCTCGAGGCACTCGCTGGCGCGATCGGGGCGGTGGCCGTCGTCGGGCTGTTTCTCTACGGCGTCAACGCGTACGTGATGGTCGGGCTCCACTGGTGGCACCATCGCCGCGTGCGGCCGGCCCCCCCGCCGCCCGCACACTGGCCCTCGGTGACCGTGCAGCTTCCCATCTACAACGAGCGCTACGTGGTCCATCGCTTGCTGACTGCCGTCGGCGCGCTCGACTACCCGGCCGACCGCCTGGAGATCCAGATCCTGGACGACTCCACGGACGACACCGCCGCCATCGTGGCCGACACGGCCTGCGCGCTCACCGCTCGCGGCCTGACCGTCGTGCACATCCATCGCCGCGAGCGGTCGGGGTTCAAGGCGGGCGCTCTCGCCGCGGGCCTGAAAGAAGCCCGGGGAGAATTCATCGCCATCTTCGACGCTGACTTCGTCCCGCCCCCCGATTTTCTGAGAATGACCCTGCCCCACTTCGTGGACGAACGCGTGGCCGTCGTCCAGACGCGATGGGGTCACCTCAACCGCGACTTCTCCCTGCTGACGATCGCCCAGGCCCTGGGTATCGATGGCCATTTCGGCGTCGAGCAGGCCGCCCGCTGCGCCGGCAATCTCTTCCTCAACTTCAACGGCACCGCCGGCGTGTGGCGCCGGGCCGCCATCGAGGATGCGGGCGGCTGGACCCACGACACGCTCACCGAGGATCTGGACCTGTCCTATCGCGCCCAGCTCCGGGGCTGGCGCATCGCCTATCGGCCGGAGCTGGTGTGCCCGGCCGAGCTGCCGGTCCTCGTCACCGGCTTCAAGTCCCAGCAGCGACGGTGGGCCAAGGGCTCGATTCAGACCGCGCTGAAGATACTGCCCCAGGTCTTCCGCGCGCCGGTGAGCCTGTGGGTGAAGTACCAGGCGGCGGTCCACCTGACCTACTACCTGATCCACCCCCTCATGCTCACGGTCCTCCTGCTCTCGATCCCTCTCCTGGCCGTGCGGGAGCTGGCTCCGCCGAAGCCGCTCGTGCCCGCCGTGAGCGTGGCGTTCGCCCTGGCTACCCTGGGGCCGGCCTGTATGCTCGCCTACGCTCAGCGCGCAGTCGATGCCCGCTGGCGCCGGCGGCTCTGGCAGATTCCCGCCATCATGGTGATCGGGGTGGGCGTGGCCTGGAGCACGAGCCTCGCCGTGCTCGGGGCGTTCCGGGGGGGCGACCTCACCTTCCTGCGCACGCCCAAGTTCGGCATCGGGCCCGCCGGCGGCGAGTGGCGTGGCAAGACCTACGTCGACCGCCGGGTGCGGCTCGGCCTGGCCGAGATCGCGATTGGCCTCTATTGCGCGATCGGGACCGTCGTCGTCTGGCACCACGGGGAATACGGCGTGGTGCCATTCCTGTTTCTGTACACGTGCGGCTTCATGGCCGTGGGGATCCTGACGATGCTGCATACGGCGCCGGCCGTCCGGGCGCGAATGGACAGGGCATGA
- a CDS encoding adenylate/guanylate cyclase domain-containing protein: MKMPQVLDRAPTPSAEAPATVRPPALRPWQRLSVRLAGLFATVTLLTVGLVGGLVYERQKRDVEETLGVQLLNIARTGALLIDAGLHADVQRTLTQESEAYARIRAALAAIKTVVVLPTPTYTLTDYDRSKRQARFMVTSDGPGLPGEPYPLVPELIEPLGRTFEDGVARHTRIYRNQSGTWITAFAPIADATGRTIAVLDVDYPVNVYLARLEELRFTLLQISVAGALGALLLGFLFARHLTRPVSALTAGVGRVAAGDLSRALPVRGHDEVGQLTRAFNDMLEGLRQRDFIRSTFGRYVSPEVARTLLESPEALRLGGAKREVTILMSDLRGYTRFAEHGDPADVMAILNACLGRLSEVVIAYGGTINEFIGDAIFAIFGAPLDHPDHAERAAAAALAMQRAMAELNEAHAARGLPRFEMGIGVNTGEAVVGNIGSEQRAKYGVVGSAVNTAARIEGATVGGQVFVSAATYERIRDIAEVSSPVSVEVKGLSEPLRLYELRGLAGRFDLRLPETADETRPLAAVALPLACWIIEGKTVAPDVLTGMVVGLAPRRLQARLAVALPPLTNVRLRLTYPALGHDSQDLYGKVVAGADHDLTCIRLTSVDQVDERIIQRLLAG; this comes from the coding sequence ATGAAGATGCCGCAGGTGCTGGACAGGGCGCCCACGCCCTCCGCTGAAGCTCCGGCCACGGTCCGGCCGCCAGCCCTCCGCCCGTGGCAACGGCTGAGCGTTCGCCTGGCTGGCCTCTTCGCCACCGTCACCCTCCTGACGGTGGGCCTGGTCGGCGGGCTCGTCTACGAGCGGCAAAAACGCGACGTCGAGGAGACGCTCGGCGTCCAGCTCCTCAACATCGCTCGCACCGGCGCCCTGTTGATCGATGCCGGGCTTCACGCGGACGTCCAGCGCACCCTCACCCAGGAGTCGGAGGCCTACGCCCGCATCCGTGCGGCCCTCGCCGCCATCAAGACCGTGGTCGTGCTGCCCACGCCGACCTACACGCTCACCGATTACGATCGATCGAAGCGGCAGGCCCGCTTCATGGTCACCAGCGACGGCCCCGGGCTTCCGGGGGAGCCGTACCCGCTGGTTCCTGAACTGATCGAGCCGCTGGGGCGGACGTTCGAGGACGGGGTCGCGCGGCACACGCGAATCTATCGCAACCAGAGCGGCACGTGGATCACCGCCTTCGCGCCGATCGCGGACGCGACGGGCCGCACCATCGCCGTGCTCGACGTCGATTATCCGGTGAATGTCTACCTGGCGAGGCTGGAGGAGCTCCGATTCACGCTCCTGCAAATCTCGGTGGCCGGGGCGCTGGGCGCCCTCCTCCTCGGCTTCCTCTTCGCACGCCACCTCACCCGGCCGGTCAGCGCCTTGACCGCGGGGGTCGGGCGCGTCGCCGCCGGGGACCTCTCCCGAGCGCTGCCGGTGCGCGGCCATGACGAGGTCGGACAGCTCACTCGCGCCTTCAACGACATGCTCGAAGGGCTGCGCCAGCGCGACTTCATCCGCAGCACCTTCGGCCGGTACGTCTCGCCCGAAGTGGCCCGAACCCTCCTGGAGTCGCCGGAGGCGTTGCGCCTCGGGGGAGCCAAGCGCGAGGTCACGATCTTGATGTCGGACTTGCGGGGCTACACGCGGTTCGCCGAGCATGGCGACCCCGCCGACGTCATGGCCATCCTCAACGCCTGCCTGGGCCGCCTCAGCGAGGTGGTCATCGCGTACGGCGGCACCATCAACGAGTTCATCGGCGACGCCATCTTCGCCATCTTCGGCGCGCCCCTCGACCACCCCGATCACGCCGAACGGGCGGCGGCGGCGGCGCTGGCCATGCAGCGGGCCATGGCCGAGCTCAACGAGGCTCATGCCGCCCGCGGCCTGCCGCGCTTCGAGATGGGCATCGGCGTCAACACCGGCGAGGCCGTGGTCGGGAACATCGGCTCGGAGCAGCGTGCGAAGTACGGGGTGGTGGGGAGCGCCGTCAACACCGCGGCCCGGATCGAGGGAGCCACGGTTGGAGGCCAGGTCTTCGTGAGCGCGGCCACCTACGAGCGGATCCGGGACATCGCCGAGGTCAGCTCCCCGGTGTCGGTCGAGGTGAAGGGGCTCTCGGAGCCGTTGCGCCTCTACGAGCTGCGCGGGCTGGCCGGGCGCTTCGATCTCCGGCTGCCCGAGACCGCCGACGAGACCCGTCCGCTGGCCGCGGTCGCCCTGCCGCTCGCCTGCTGGATCATCGAGGGCAAGACCGTCGCCCCGGACGTTCTGACAGGGATGGTCGTCGGGCTGGCTCCGCGCCGGCTCCAGGCCCGCCTCGCCGTCGCCCTGCCTCCGCTCACCAACGTCCGGCTCCGTCTGACCTACCCGGCCCTCGGCCACGACTCGCAGGATCTCTACGGCAAGGTCGTGGCCGGCGCCGACCACGACTTGACGTGCATCCGGTTGACCTCGGTCGACCAGGTCGACGAGCGAATCATCCAGCGTCTCCTCGCCGGGTGA
- a CDS encoding DUF2282 domain-containing protein — MNKSRALIASAVAAAFSIAVTAGAQGGPAPKPKFEHEKCYGIAKAGKNDCETRSSSCAGTSRRPPRSAARS, encoded by the coding sequence ATGAACAAGTCTCGCGCCCTCATCGCTTCTGCCGTCGCGGCCGCTTTCTCGATCGCCGTCACGGCGGGCGCCCAGGGTGGGCCCGCGCCGAAGCCGAAGTTCGAGCACGAGAAGTGCTACGGCATCGCCAAGGCCGGCAAGAACGACTGTGAAACGAGGAGCTCCTCGTGCGCCGGCACTTCCAGGCGGCCACCGAGGTCGGCGGCTCGATCCTGA
- a CDS encoding carboxypeptidase-like regulatory domain-containing protein: MMRAAFATIIMFGAIGLGPGLEAGAATVITGTVKSKAGQVLPGLALLEKGEIHNNVWDRGALVDANGRFRIELPTGGQYGLHVYSSGYIYKPEAIRVETGRTLTVDVVLVPEPTRANDPVIKGAGFFPWEQRQGKVTFVKLDVSDPNDDLGPQILAFNAATGRAFAMQPPRRVRDLKANFPQGVYQLEVDTSAVPINPRDWHFVVADHQCNTTDILSAPHEPRPPRVIR, encoded by the coding sequence ATGATGCGAGCTGCGTTCGCCACGATCATCATGTTTGGCGCTATTGGTCTAGGGCCCGGGCTCGAGGCCGGCGCGGCGACCGTGATCACGGGCACCGTGAAGAGCAAGGCCGGCCAGGTTCTGCCGGGGCTGGCCCTGCTGGAGAAGGGCGAGATCCACAACAACGTGTGGGACCGTGGCGCTCTGGTGGACGCCAACGGCCGGTTCCGCATCGAGCTCCCGACCGGCGGTCAGTACGGACTTCACGTCTACTCGAGCGGCTACATCTACAAACCGGAGGCGATTCGGGTGGAGACGGGCCGGACACTCACCGTCGACGTCGTCCTCGTCCCCGAGCCGACACGGGCGAACGATCCGGTCATTAAGGGCGCCGGCTTCTTCCCGTGGGAGCAGAGACAAGGCAAGGTCACGTTCGTCAAGCTCGACGTCTCGGACCCCAACGACGACCTCGGTCCCCAGATCCTCGCGTTCAACGCAGCCACCGGGCGCGCGTTCGCCATGCAGCCGCCACGGCGGGTCCGCGATCTCAAGGCCAACTTCCCCCAGGGGGTCTACCAGCTCGAGGTCGACACGTCCGCGGTCCCCATCAATCCGCGCGACTGGCACTTCGTCGTCGCCGACCACCAGTGCAACACGACGGACATCCTGAGCGCCCCCCACGAGCCCAGGCCGCCGCGCGTGATCCGGTGA
- a CDS encoding DoxX family protein: MRRHFQAATEVGGSILILLGLATRLATLPFFGMILTIQLFVFPHAWPEHLTWTAILLVLVTRGAGAVSLDRLLGHWVDRRHQESAGRPDPVSRRPDARLTRRGDAG, translated from the coding sequence GTGCGCCGGCACTTCCAGGCGGCCACCGAGGTCGGCGGCTCGATCCTGATCCTGCTCGGCCTGGCCACCCGCCTCGCCACCCTGCCGTTCTTCGGCATGATCCTGACCATCCAGCTGTTCGTCTTTCCGCACGCGTGGCCGGAGCACCTGACCTGGACGGCGATCCTGCTCGTGCTCGTCACTCGCGGGGCGGGGGCGGTCTCGCTCGATCGCCTGCTCGGTCACTGGGTCGACCGCCGCCATCAGGAGTCGGCGGGTCGGCCGGACCCGGTCTCCCGGAGGCCCGACGCGCGGCTCACCCGGCGAGGAGACGCTGGATGA
- a CDS encoding NUDIX hydrolase, whose translation MTRRSEEPWRTLDSRPIYANKWLSLREDRVEMPDGRTTTYGVVTTGDCVGVLPFVDADTVLLIRQYRYVARRVTWEMPTGGVHAGEPLEAAAQRELAEEIGYRAGRLSALCMYHTSKSVIDETAHLYLAEGLTPSPAPPDETEFIDVRPFPFAEALDMVLAGEIVDSMTIIAILLAARRRAPHPTA comes from the coding sequence ATGACCCGCCGCAGCGAAGAGCCGTGGCGCACCCTGGACTCCAGGCCGATCTACGCCAACAAATGGCTGTCGCTGCGAGAGGACCGCGTGGAGATGCCGGACGGGCGAACGACCACGTACGGGGTCGTCACCACCGGGGATTGCGTCGGCGTGCTGCCCTTCGTGGACGCCGACACGGTGCTCCTGATCCGTCAGTATCGCTACGTGGCCCGCCGGGTCACCTGGGAGATGCCCACCGGCGGCGTGCACGCGGGCGAGCCGCTGGAGGCGGCCGCCCAGCGCGAGCTGGCCGAGGAGATCGGATACCGGGCCGGCCGTCTCAGCGCCCTGTGCATGTATCACACCAGCAAGAGCGTGATCGACGAGACCGCCCACCTCTACCTGGCCGAAGGGCTCACCCCGTCGCCCGCGCCGCCCGATGAGACCGAGTTCATCGACGTCCGGCCATTTCCGTTCGCCGAGGCACTCGACATGGTCCTGGCCGGAGAGATCGTCGACAGCATGACCATCATCGCGATCCTCCTCGCCGCGCGGCGGCGGGCGCCGCACCCAACCGCCTGA